The following proteins come from a genomic window of Aricia agestis chromosome 19, ilAriAges1.1, whole genome shotgun sequence:
- the LOC121736499 gene encoding uncharacterized protein LOC121736499 has translation MTRGTLARQTEEQLRLTLQELKECKNQNEILLSEREDHEKEMLNIIKRNSDLKIELNKLNINYEELCQKNIQLQNMVDSFDQYRDEYEEALSNTTMWKRKLDEAHTQIKSLETEIHEHKSSQTQNLFQEMFGRDPSIIEKDVTNNKNTLLPIIDLTGDDSIPSYTFQSKNKLKKYIKIIKCIKKTRK, from the coding sequence ATGACTCGAGGAACCCTGGCTCGTCAGACTGAGGAGCAACTCCGTCTGACACTTCAGGAACTTAAGGAGtgtaaaaatcaaaatgaaatattGCTTTCTGAACGCGAGGATCAtgaaaaagaaatgttaaatattattaaaagaaatagcgacttaaaaattgaattgaataagttaaacataaattatgaGGAATTGTGTCAAAAGAATATtcaattacaaaatatggtgGACAGCTTCGACCAGTATAGGGATGAGTATGAGGAGGCCCTGAGCAACACTACCATGTGGAAGAGGAAACTCGATGAAGCCCATACACAGATTAAGTCGCTTGAAACCGAAATTCATGAACACAAATCCTCACAAACACAAAACTTGTTCCAAGAAATGTTTGGGAGGGATCCTAGTATTATAGAGAAAGATGTCACAAACAATAAGAATACTTTATTACCAATAATAGATTTAACGGGTGATGACAGCATACCTTCCTACACATTTCAAagcaaaaataaactaaaaaaatatataaaaattattaaatgcattaaaaaaaccagaaaa